From a region of the Apibacter sp. B3706 genome:
- a CDS encoding DHA2 family efflux MFS transporter permease subunit, which yields MTERKVSKYLPWIAAMAIFMQFLDSTILNTALPSIAKDLHKSPLEMQSVLIAYVLTLALLIPLSGWLSDKFGSKNIFILAIAVFTIGSFLCVVSVSLKMLVCMRIVQAIGGSMMVPVSRLTLIYSYPKHQLLKVINFITIPGLIGPVIGPTLGGWLVEIASWHWIFLINIPIGIIGILVAWKAFPNYKKNTGKFDFFGFILFSLGLVLLSLSLEFAGEGMTDIINVMILLFIGISLLSVYVMYSKKIVRPIIDLNLFKIRTLKIGIIGNLITRLGIGGVPLMLPLMLQVGFGKSPTVSGMMLIFSAISTIFAKSWVIPLVKKFGYRNLLISNTIILGLSISLFSFPDKNTSLFWLIPILVLYGFFNSIQMTSMNSISLADLTPANASGGNTILSVTQQLSVSFGISLSSLILRGFNQSEIFTEVSSSFKATLFILGIITILSSFTFKYLNPEDGAEMSGIKKFK from the coding sequence ATGACAGAAAGAAAAGTTTCAAAATATTTACCATGGATAGCTGCAATGGCTATATTTATGCAATTTCTGGATTCAACCATATTAAATACAGCCCTTCCTTCCATAGCAAAAGACTTACATAAATCTCCCCTCGAAATGCAATCGGTTTTGATAGCGTATGTATTAACGTTAGCATTACTAATTCCTTTAAGCGGTTGGCTTTCAGATAAATTTGGATCTAAAAATATATTTATTTTAGCTATTGCTGTTTTTACCATAGGATCTTTCTTATGTGTAGTTTCTGTATCTCTGAAAATGTTGGTTTGTATGAGAATTGTGCAAGCCATTGGAGGATCTATGATGGTTCCCGTTTCAAGATTAACGTTGATCTATTCCTACCCTAAACATCAACTTTTGAAAGTTATAAATTTTATTACTATTCCCGGATTAATAGGACCGGTTATTGGGCCAACCTTAGGAGGCTGGTTGGTTGAAATTGCTAGTTGGCATTGGATATTTTTAATTAATATCCCTATAGGTATCATAGGAATTTTAGTTGCCTGGAAAGCCTTTCCAAACTATAAAAAAAATACAGGCAAATTTGATTTTTTCGGATTTATTTTATTCAGTTTAGGTTTAGTATTGCTTTCGTTAAGTTTAGAATTTGCCGGAGAAGGAATGACCGATATAATTAATGTTATGATTTTATTATTCATAGGTATTAGCTTATTAAGTGTATATGTGATGTATTCAAAAAAAATAGTTCGGCCTATTATCGATTTAAACTTATTTAAGATAAGAACGTTAAAAATTGGAATCATAGGAAATTTGATCACTCGATTAGGTATTGGAGGCGTTCCGTTGATGCTTCCACTTATGTTGCAAGTCGGATTCGGTAAATCACCCACGGTTTCTGGAATGATGCTTATATTTTCTGCTATTTCAACCATTTTTGCTAAATCTTGGGTAATCCCGTTGGTAAAGAAATTTGGTTATAGAAATTTATTAATTTCGAATACGATAATTTTAGGTTTGTCGATTTCATTATTTTCATTTCCGGATAAAAATACTTCATTGTTTTGGTTGATTCCTATTTTAGTTTTATACGGCTTTTTTAATTCTATTCAAATGACCTCAATGAATAGCATTTCTCTGGCTGATTTAACACCCGCTAATGCAAGTGGAGGTAATACGATACTTTCAGTTACACAACAGTTATCCGTGAGTTTTGGAATATCCTTAAGTTCTCTAATTTTAAGGGGATTCAATCAATCGGAAATATTTACCGAAGTAAGTTCAAGCTTTAAAGCAACCCTATTCATTTTGGGTATTATAACTATACTTTCATCCTTCACATTTAAATATCTAAATCCCGAAGATGGAGCAGAGATGTCAGGTATAAAAAAATTTAAGTAA
- a CDS encoding carboxypeptidase regulatory-like domain-containing protein, translated as MKIKTLFKIVFTLCITMLSAQNSLQIPSVSASIGEKTKINIDLTNSDPIIGVEFTLVVPKGLIVYDKESILKQDRKGEDHVLFTNLDKDGNYHFMVFSYTNKVFKGNRGTLIEIPIEIPITYKDGQSFDILLKNVIVSSTKIQDVGSNHQGGKLLIKKDFSPDLEVSEVTTLGSEAVPDKKLTASWKVKNLGKKIAVGGWTEQVYLVSEINDQKYLLGSIFYKNDLNQNDNIIRQGEFKLPKIIGFDGNCKLEVNIIAESSVKEPDSDKDNNKALSANSIFLNKVLFIEIDKNKILENSEDKIKIVLNRSGDISKDQTFTIQSSIKNQFALPESITIKNGASTAVIYAKPIDNTNIDGDRTVRITFSGNDYKETFFDITIIDDEIPSFNITASSNNLNPGDKSKITLHFMQVPSTDIKVNLETDYNKRLKIPDELLIKAGMKEVSFDVEAIETKVPEAELSAKITARAVGYKQESINIKLNKANIPSFEFIISPTTISEGDGTYATTAIIRRLDNTESNATLLLKTDIADALLIPSKLVFTPGQTQKKFSIGVVDNSIVDSTRVVTVTASLYIPGCGCSGASSGISGTEYKSKVTILDNDGLSLLVKANPSTVKAGIKKAAKIIISRNTVRNEDLTKSLLVKLSSDSPTILEIPQTVEIPSGKQSVEVTINTLIDPTIKGDQTIRIQAEAQDYNSGFGWILVTDQNKPDAIINSIIAPETVEGGQVTEISIEIKNQGFSVLPKGMKIEYYLSTNTSIKDLKPFDEAVIENEINPGKSIDFKHTIQLPDRAGAFNLVAVLNSDKNIEELTYTNNESYKEIELKPSYTADIQVDRKVYKPGEIITMKGSAKYINGSLAANKPVEISINNGGFVRSFTITTNATGNFAYDFAPLQGENGFYEIAAGYPGIKVKAQDDFNLLGVEWVNKPSDYLKWEVTEGQRLEGEFKLKNNTRTTLTNIQVKLPTAADFKLETKSLNLNAGEEGVLKYTLIPNAASSVRKYYEIRAEFISDEGAKTPFTSWYYCHTEKAKLIVDPVTINTSMVKGKSRLYEVKVVNIGSTEAKNIKIDVPKLEWLKLKSPEKIDKLEASDTLKIVLELKPTDKQQINVPLKGSIALNLSNGNGISIPFTIETVSENKGNLQIDVVDEYTYNTEKAPHVQGAKVIVRHPYTGVIVAQGTTDSTGIFSAENLPEGWYSVLVSANKHDSYQNNFEIEPGKTNRKSVFLSYQAVSYEWNVKPTEIEDQYEMDLDVTFETNVPMPVITMNIGNPILDLEDGQSRMDHIMLTNHGLIKAQKISIGIGEVDDYIITPLNTYIEYLNAKSSITIPVLIIKKNNTNQSELLKSKKSCRAVPFGTYYYECDADGNWKRMEGKPYIKKICDDNNNNELNSSEDSNNDFLGPNIDNQINPNSILNIIKVNTHTIDCRKCSAEGISIILNCAGAIIGTFGPIGATISVALGAADAIMLATVTGERPNSRATKLYVGTQMATISSHAKPSTLTNNFSSIMGVISCANSISSWLEDECYKSFLRKKIYAKNLIDIGNNKTLIYIDKYIKAMEYYNEMVNLLFGYDSWMNEEIENVKNLINLMHENSDNGYFTEDKIIYISNEFNGSIVSKDEVITYLKKWNKSMDSYIKNEVNEGYIDFNKFYDISLKLDSLEKYAISEGFKPSEINIAKDNNTNNNSALVSMMEAVMESLTNFAEKHSDEENKTSVCATITVRFSQKMTMTREAFEGTLNINNSSSKEIKDINLNLVITDENNKDVTHLFQINKDEFLNGSGIVGANSNGIGTVIYIPTKEAAPTVSKSYSFGGTLSYLDPETGEKVSAKLFPVTLQVNPSPDLVLHYFMQRDIIGDDPLTEKVEPMVPAEMSLLIKNEGYGTAKNVQVQSMQPEIIENRKGLLIDFEMIGSRMNNQPKQLGLLNIDFGSIAPQKAMVGQWWFTSTLLGHFVKYDIKVKHLNSYGNKDLSLIKEYHIHELIKSVKAYGKGQDDISDFLVNDIPDLNDTPDMIYYSNGESEEVSQVSAAKVTNEISPSQVTTQLSITPSFIGWNYGNITDPGKDLYKLIKVIRNSDNLELPIENFWQTFVTLRDGKDPKYENKLHFVDKVERTTTYTLYYTPIDTNVPKVVSFANIPEQTTTQPVEYVEVHFNKPIQKQTFSYKNLRLIHQGAEIKLSQDNVKIGITNDSVFVVDLKALTRSSGYYELTVQCAGIKDLKGNEGTEGKSVSWTQVIGELGIMQFTSDQLNSQPLNSIEIIFNKKIASKQFNKEKISLNGKPLENITITNVAGGIKYTISGLNEYNVENGNYELEVNLPEMVAEDGSKGLIVQKFSWKVDKNLPEVDQFELQYQGAVHAQNVTDVLITLNKPITSEFLPEWVQLIKGSENQKALITVTKQDEIHYLISGLGNYTQSEGSYKLLVNQEGFIDEFGNYGTGSVNKNWTVRFEKPLSVINMHLTPDRGISSTDNITSGDDVMLQMETVEDHRKVIIYMGTISDETIIQEIVQDNKGLIELPIGNIKGKNKFIAIVYDSYGNASSPVVLDTYIDGNELSANFLQITKRTVSCSEIEHIKLNFTEDIVKSDLNVDALVIESAGIKISGKDLIINSISDREFEISNLESLKNNGDISLGVNLNYLHKKISGLQGNGIVSIQLGEIQYFESEISGSETSSVNAVENYVAASDMNSYKWTVTGGEIVNENKNVLSVKWKEKGDQTITLEYQTPTFCNKSTSIKVKVDNSLSIDEIEITDTKTLKLVPVPNKGIFTLLMKGKEGNFNLSIYDLSGRKIYSEEKIKVTDNFKKLINISPIQSGVYYLILHNSKEAYKLKFTVE; from the coding sequence ATGAAAATAAAAACGCTATTTAAAATCGTTTTTACATTATGCATAACTATGTTATCTGCTCAGAATAGTTTACAAATTCCGAGTGTATCAGCAAGTATAGGTGAAAAAACGAAAATAAATATAGATTTAACTAATAGTGATCCTATTATTGGTGTAGAATTTACATTAGTAGTTCCAAAAGGTTTAATCGTATATGATAAAGAAAGTATTTTGAAGCAAGATCGTAAAGGAGAAGATCATGTACTATTTACTAATTTGGATAAAGATGGGAATTATCATTTCATGGTATTTTCCTATACTAATAAAGTCTTTAAAGGAAATAGAGGAACTCTTATTGAAATTCCTATTGAAATACCAATTACTTATAAAGATGGACAATCTTTTGATATTTTATTAAAAAATGTTATAGTAAGTTCAACTAAAATTCAGGATGTAGGTTCTAACCATCAAGGAGGAAAATTGCTAATTAAAAAAGATTTTTCTCCCGATTTAGAAGTTTCTGAAGTTACAACTTTAGGGTCAGAAGCTGTACCCGATAAAAAACTTACAGCTTCGTGGAAAGTTAAAAATTTAGGAAAAAAAATTGCCGTAGGAGGTTGGACAGAACAAGTGTATCTTGTTTCAGAGATAAACGATCAAAAATATTTATTAGGTTCAATTTTTTATAAAAATGATTTAAATCAAAATGATAATATTATAAGGCAAGGAGAATTTAAATTACCTAAAATTATCGGGTTTGATGGAAATTGTAAATTAGAAGTAAATATTATTGCTGAATCATCTGTGAAAGAGCCTGATTCGGATAAAGATAACAATAAAGCACTTTCTGCTAATTCAATATTTTTAAATAAAGTATTATTTATTGAAATTGATAAAAATAAAATTCTTGAAAATTCTGAAGATAAAATTAAAATAGTGTTAAACCGAAGCGGAGATATATCAAAAGATCAAACTTTTACTATTCAAAGTTCTATAAAAAATCAGTTTGCACTTCCGGAATCCATTACCATTAAAAATGGGGCATCTACAGCAGTTATTTATGCGAAACCCATAGATAATACGAATATTGACGGTGATAGAACAGTAAGGATTACATTTTCAGGGAATGATTATAAAGAGACTTTTTTTGATATAACAATTATAGATGATGAAATACCATCATTTAATATAACTGCTTCTTCTAATAATTTAAATCCGGGAGATAAAAGTAAAATTACCTTGCATTTTATGCAAGTTCCTTCTACTGATATTAAAGTTAATTTAGAAACAGATTACAATAAACGATTAAAAATCCCGGATGAACTGTTGATAAAAGCAGGAATGAAAGAAGTTTCATTTGATGTTGAAGCAATTGAAACCAAAGTTCCAGAAGCCGAACTTTCAGCGAAAATCACCGCGCGCGCTGTCGGCTATAAACAGGAGAGTATTAACATAAAATTAAATAAAGCTAACATCCCTTCCTTTGAATTTATCATATCTCCTACAACAATTTCTGAGGGAGATGGGACTTACGCAACTACAGCAATTATTAGAAGGTTAGATAATACGGAAAGTAATGCTACCCTTCTGTTAAAAACGGATATAGCGGATGCTTTACTTATTCCTTCAAAACTAGTTTTTACACCCGGACAAACTCAAAAGAAATTTTCAATAGGAGTAGTAGATAATTCTATAGTTGACAGCACCAGAGTAGTTACCGTTACTGCATCCCTATATATTCCAGGTTGTGGATGTAGTGGTGCATCTAGTGGAATATCGGGGACAGAATATAAAAGTAAAGTAACAATTTTAGATAATGATGGCTTATCCTTACTAGTTAAAGCAAATCCATCTACAGTAAAAGCAGGAATTAAAAAAGCAGCAAAAATTATTATATCTCGAAATACGGTAAGAAATGAAGATCTTACTAAATCACTTTTAGTAAAACTTTCATCTGATTCGCCAACAATTTTGGAAATTCCACAAACGGTTGAGATACCCTCAGGAAAACAATCTGTTGAAGTAACAATTAATACATTAATTGACCCAACGATTAAAGGAGATCAAACGATTAGGATACAGGCAGAAGCGCAGGATTATAATTCCGGGTTCGGTTGGATATTAGTTACCGATCAAAATAAGCCTGATGCAATTATAAATTCAATTATTGCCCCGGAAACAGTAGAGGGAGGGCAAGTTACAGAGATATCAATCGAAATTAAAAATCAAGGATTTTCTGTGCTTCCTAAAGGAATGAAAATAGAATACTATTTATCAACAAATACATCGATAAAAGATTTAAAACCTTTTGATGAGGCGGTAATTGAAAATGAAATCAATCCCGGTAAAAGTATAGATTTTAAACATACAATTCAATTACCGGATCGGGCAGGTGCTTTTAACTTAGTGGCAGTTCTAAATTCAGATAAGAATATAGAAGAATTAACATATACTAACAATGAATCCTATAAAGAAATAGAGTTAAAACCTTCTTATACAGCGGATATACAGGTTGATAGAAAAGTTTATAAACCGGGGGAAATCATAACCATGAAAGGTTCGGCAAAATATATTAATGGAAGTTTAGCCGCTAATAAGCCTGTTGAAATAAGCATAAATAACGGAGGTTTTGTAAGATCGTTTACTATAACAACCAATGCCACAGGAAATTTTGCTTATGATTTTGCTCCTCTCCAAGGAGAAAACGGATTTTATGAAATAGCCGCCGGCTATCCGGGAATAAAAGTTAAGGCACAAGATGATTTCAATTTATTAGGAGTAGAGTGGGTTAATAAACCATCGGACTATTTGAAATGGGAGGTCACCGAAGGACAAAGATTGGAAGGAGAGTTTAAATTGAAAAATAATACTCGAACAACACTCACTAATATACAAGTGAAATTACCAACTGCTGCTGATTTTAAACTGGAAACTAAATCACTAAATCTAAATGCCGGTGAGGAAGGTGTTTTAAAATACACCCTTATTCCTAATGCAGCATCGTCAGTAAGAAAATATTATGAAATAAGAGCAGAATTTATTTCAGATGAAGGGGCTAAAACTCCTTTTACCTCTTGGTATTATTGTCATACGGAAAAAGCTAAGCTCATAGTAGATCCTGTAACTATAAACACGAGCATGGTCAAAGGAAAATCGAGATTATATGAAGTAAAAGTTGTAAATATAGGTTCAACCGAAGCTAAAAATATAAAAATAGATGTTCCTAAATTGGAATGGTTAAAATTGAAATCTCCTGAGAAAATTGATAAATTAGAAGCCTCAGATACATTAAAAATAGTATTAGAATTAAAACCAACGGATAAGCAACAAATAAATGTACCTTTAAAAGGAAGTATAGCTCTTAATTTATCTAATGGAAATGGGATTAGTATTCCTTTTACTATTGAAACTGTATCAGAAAATAAAGGAAATTTACAAATAGATGTTGTTGATGAGTACACTTACAATACAGAGAAAGCACCGCATGTACAAGGAGCTAAAGTGATTGTTCGTCATCCGTATACAGGAGTCATAGTTGCACAAGGTACTACTGATAGTACCGGAATATTTTCAGCTGAAAATTTACCTGAAGGTTGGTATTCGGTCTTAGTATCTGCTAATAAGCATGATTCTTATCAAAATAATTTTGAGATAGAACCTGGAAAAACGAATAGAAAATCGGTATTTTTATCTTATCAAGCGGTTTCGTATGAATGGAATGTAAAACCCACGGAAATAGAAGATCAATACGAGATGGATTTAGATGTTACTTTTGAAACCAATGTTCCTATGCCAGTTATAACGATGAATATTGGTAATCCAATATTGGATTTAGAAGATGGTCAAAGTAGAATGGACCATATTATGTTAACTAATCATGGATTAATTAAAGCCCAAAAAATTTCTATAGGAATTGGTGAAGTTGATGATTATATTATAACTCCTTTAAATACTTATATAGAATATTTAAATGCTAAATCTTCAATTACTATTCCTGTATTAATTATTAAGAAAAACAATACAAATCAATCTGAATTATTAAAATCTAAAAAATCATGTAGAGCAGTACCTTTTGGAACATATTATTATGAGTGTGATGCTGATGGAAATTGGAAGCGAATGGAAGGGAAACCCTATATAAAAAAAATATGTGATGATAATAATAATAATGAATTAAATTCGTCAGAGGACTCAAATAATGATTTTTTAGGCCCAAATATAGATAATCAAATAAATCCTAATAGTATATTAAATATAATAAAAGTAAATACACACACGATTGATTGTAGAAAATGTTCAGCCGAAGGAATAAGTATAATATTAAATTGTGCTGGTGCAATAATTGGTACTTTCGGACCTATAGGAGCAACAATTAGTGTAGCATTAGGAGCAGCGGATGCAATAATGTTGGCAACAGTAACTGGTGAAAGACCTAATTCCCGTGCAACTAAATTATATGTTGGAACTCAGATGGCAACCATTTCATCACATGCTAAACCAAGTACACTTACAAATAATTTTTCTTCAATAATGGGTGTAATATCTTGCGCAAATAGTATAAGTTCATGGTTAGAAGATGAATGCTATAAGAGCTTTTTGCGTAAAAAAATATATGCAAAAAATTTAATTGACATAGGTAACAATAAGACTCTAATTTATATTGATAAATATATTAAAGCCATGGAGTATTATAATGAGATGGTAAATTTACTTTTTGGATATGATTCCTGGATGAATGAAGAGATCGAAAATGTTAAAAATTTAATAAATTTAATGCATGAAAATAGTGATAATGGTTATTTTACTGAAGATAAAATTATTTATATATCTAATGAATTTAATGGATCCATCGTCAGCAAAGATGAAGTAATAACTTACTTAAAAAAATGGAATAAAAGCATGGACTCTTATATTAAAAATGAAGTTAATGAAGGGTATATAGATTTTAATAAATTTTATGATATAAGTTTAAAATTGGATTCTTTAGAAAAATATGCTATTTCAGAAGGTTTTAAGCCGTCTGAAATTAATATAGCTAAAGATAATAATACAAATAATAATTCAGCGCTAGTTTCGATGATGGAGGCGGTAATGGAAAGCTTAACCAATTTTGCAGAAAAACATTCTGATGAAGAAAATAAAACTTCTGTATGCGCAACAATCACCGTTCGATTTTCGCAAAAAATGACTATGACTCGAGAAGCATTTGAGGGAACTTTAAATATTAATAACAGCTCTTCTAAAGAAATAAAAGATATCAATTTAAATTTGGTAATCACTGATGAAAATAACAAAGATGTAACTCATTTATTCCAAATTAATAAGGACGAATTTTTAAACGGATCCGGAATAGTAGGAGCTAATTCAAATGGTATAGGAACAGTTATCTATATTCCGACCAAAGAAGCAGCGCCTACCGTATCAAAATCATATTCGTTTGGTGGAACCTTATCTTATTTGGATCCGGAAACCGGAGAAAAAGTATCAGCAAAATTATTTCCGGTAACCTTACAAGTAAATCCAAGTCCCGATTTAGTATTGCATTATTTTATGCAACGAGATATTATCGGTGACGATCCATTAACGGAAAAAGTAGAGCCAATGGTGCCGGCAGAAATGTCTTTATTAATTAAAAATGAAGGGTATGGAACTGCAAAAAATGTTCAAGTACAATCCATGCAACCGGAAATAATCGAAAATAGAAAAGGCTTATTGATAGATTTTGAAATGATCGGCAGTAGAATGAACAATCAACCGAAGCAATTAGGATTGTTAAATATCGATTTCGGTTCAATTGCGCCGCAAAAAGCTATGGTTGGTCAATGGTGGTTTACCAGCACTTTATTAGGACATTTTGTAAAATACGATATTAAGGTAAAACATTTAAATAGTTATGGAAATAAAGATTTAAGTTTGATCAAGGAATACCATATACATGAATTAATTAAAAGTGTAAAAGCATACGGCAAAGGTCAAGATGATATTTCTGATTTCTTGGTAAATGATATTCCAGATTTAAATGATACGCCGGATATGATTTATTATTCTAACGGTGAAAGTGAGGAAGTATCTCAAGTTTCTGCCGCTAAAGTAACTAACGAAATATCACCATCGCAAGTTACTACACAGTTAAGCATTACACCTTCTTTCATAGGTTGGAATTATGGAAATATTACCGATCCGGGTAAAGATTTGTATAAGTTGATTAAAGTTATTCGTAATTCAGATAATTTAGAATTACCTATTGAAAATTTCTGGCAAACTTTTGTAACCTTAAGAGACGGAAAAGATCCTAAATATGAAAATAAACTTCATTTCGTAGATAAAGTAGAGAGAACCACTACCTATACACTATATTATACGCCCATAGACACGAATGTTCCGAAAGTAGTGTCATTTGCGAATATTCCTGAGCAAACCACTACACAACCCGTTGAGTATGTGGAAGTACATTTTAACAAACCCATACAGAAACAAACATTTAGTTATAAGAATCTACGTCTGATACATCAAGGAGCAGAAATTAAATTATCACAAGATAATGTTAAAATAGGTATAACTAATGATTCTGTATTTGTTGTGGATTTAAAAGCATTAACTCGTTCTTCAGGATATTATGAATTAACGGTTCAATGTGCGGGAATTAAAGATCTTAAAGGAAATGAAGGAACAGAAGGAAAATCAGTTTCTTGGACTCAGGTCATCGGAGAATTGGGAATTATGCAGTTTACCTCAGATCAACTTAATTCACAACCTTTAAACAGTATAGAAATCATTTTCAATAAAAAAATAGCTTCGAAGCAATTTAATAAAGAAAAAATTTCTTTAAATGGAAAACCTTTGGAAAACATTACCATAACTAATGTAGCCGGAGGCATAAAATATACAATAAGTGGTTTGAATGAATATAATGTCGAAAACGGTAATTATGAATTAGAGGTAAATTTACCGGAAATGGTAGCAGAAGACGGATCAAAAGGTTTGATAGTACAAAAATTCTCATGGAAAGTAGATAAAAATCTTCCGGAAGTTGATCAATTTGAGCTTCAATATCAAGGTGCTGTACATGCGCAAAATGTAACGGATGTTCTTATAACCCTTAACAAACCGATCACTTCTGAATTTTTGCCTGAATGGGTTCAGTTAATTAAAGGATCTGAAAATCAAAAAGCTTTAATTACGGTAACTAAACAAGATGAAATACATTATTTAATTTCAGGATTAGGTAACTATACTCAGTCAGAAGGATCTTATAAGCTACTAGTAAATCAAGAAGGATTTATAGATGAATTTGGAAATTATGGTACCGGTTCTGTAAATAAAAATTGGACGGTTCGTTTCGAAAAGCCTCTGTCAGTAATTAATATGCACTTAACACCCGATAGAGGTATATCATCAACAGATAATATCACTTCCGGAGATGATGTTATGTTGCAGATGGAAACCGTTGAAGATCATAGAAAAGTTATTATATATATGGGTACTATATCCGATGAAACAATAATTCAAGAAATAGTTCAAGATAATAAAGGATTGATAGAGTTACCCATAGGTAACATTAAAGGCAAAAATAAATTCATAGCGATAGTTTACGACTCATATGGAAATGCTAGTAGTCCTGTAGTATTAGATACTTACATTGACGGAAACGAACTTTCAGCTAATTTCTTGCAAATTACAAAAAGAACTGTTTCATGTTCAGAGATAGAACATATCAAATTAAATTTTACTGAAGATATAGTAAAATCGGATTTAAATGTTGATGCATTAGTGATCGAATCGGCAGGGATAAAAATATCAGGTAAAGATTTAATAATAAATTCAATATCTGACAGAGAGTTTGAAATTTCGAATTTGGAAAGTCTAAAAAATAATGGTGATATAAGTTTAGGAGTAAATTTGAATTATCTCCATAAAAAAATTAGCGGATTGCAAGGAAACGGTATAGTATCTATACAATTAGGTGAAATCCAATACTTTGAATCAGAAATTTCCGGTTCTGAAACCTCATCAGTTAATGCGGTTGAAAACTATGTAGCCGCTTCAGACATGAATTCATATAAATGGACAGTTACCGGAGGTGAGATTGTTAATGAAAATAAAAACGTACTATCAGTAAAATGGAAGGAAAAAGGAGATCAAACTATTACGTTGGAATATCAAACACCAACATTCTGCAACAAGTCAACATCAATAAAAGTAAAAGTAGATAATTCTTTATCCATTGATGAAATTGAAATTACTGATACTAAAACGTTAAAATTAGTACCGGTTCCTAATAAAGGGATTTTTACCTTGTTGATGAAAGGTAAAGAAGGAAATTTCAATTTGTCAATTTATGATTTAAGCGGACGAAAAATTTATAGTGAAGAAAAAATAAAAGTAACTGATAACTTTAAGAAACTAATTAATATAAGTCCAATTCAGAGTGGAGTATATTATCTGATTTTACATAACAGTAAAGAAGCATATAAACTTAAATTTACAGTAGAATAA